A window from Cellulomonas sp. C5510 encodes these proteins:
- a CDS encoding hydantoinase/oxoprolinase family protein: MRVSFDIGGTFTDLVLLDDVSGRAWLGKCLTTYDDFSRAIEQGIRQVLDAAGTGADAVGDSVVGATTLVTNALIERRGADTALLTTRGFGDTLEIGREWRYDLYDAQLKLPEPLVPVAQRFEVTERLRADGSVATPLDLDEVARIADRLAELGVESVAVCLLHSYASAAHEEAVGKVLADRLPGVPVTLSGHLVPVIREYERTVTTLANAYVRPVAGEHFADIERAVGRLGIDQPLVLMQSNGGVISTPTAREHPLRLLESGPAAGAIGAAYVGRRLGLDRLIAFDMGGTTAKVCLIEGGRPTVHHGFEVGRVHRLKAGSGLPVSMPVVDMLEIGAGGGSIAALDDLGLLKVGPHSAGSRPGPAGYGLGGDRPTVTDADIVLGYLDPDYFLGGRMSLDVEASRRAMVEHLGAAFGDDPLAAAAGVVRVVDEHMALAMQVHATERGHDPRTFTMLAFGGAAPVHAARVARTLGLREVVIPSAAGVLSATGLLVAPPMVEVSRTHLTELAGWQPGTVADLYDGLVAQAAAELAQPVDRVERFVDMRFVGQGFEIEVPVADGDGPAQYLEAFATEYARVYGTRPDYDRAEVVTWRVRVYGRFAQPELVRTVPPVADGPAPARSRTVWFPETGPVEAPVLRMLEQRPGFTVTGPAVLQLPESTAVIGPGDEARLDDDGNLHIRIDLPAVQVPLTEVGA, encoded by the coding sequence GTGCGAGTGAGCTTCGACATCGGCGGCACCTTCACCGACCTGGTGCTGCTGGACGACGTGTCCGGCCGTGCCTGGCTGGGCAAGTGCCTGACCACCTACGACGACTTCAGCCGCGCCATCGAGCAGGGCATCCGCCAGGTGCTCGACGCGGCGGGCACCGGGGCGGACGCCGTCGGCGACTCCGTCGTCGGTGCCACCACCCTGGTGACCAACGCGCTGATCGAGCGCCGCGGCGCCGACACCGCCCTGCTGACCACCCGCGGCTTCGGGGACACCCTCGAGATCGGCCGCGAGTGGCGGTACGACCTGTACGACGCCCAGCTCAAGCTCCCGGAGCCGCTCGTGCCCGTCGCGCAGCGGTTCGAGGTCACCGAGCGGCTGCGCGCCGACGGCTCGGTCGCCACCCCGCTCGACCTGGACGAGGTGGCCCGCATCGCGGACCGGCTCGCGGAGCTCGGCGTGGAGTCCGTGGCCGTGTGCCTGCTGCACTCCTACGCCAGCGCGGCGCACGAGGAGGCGGTGGGCAAGGTGCTCGCGGACCGGCTGCCGGGCGTGCCGGTGACGCTGTCCGGCCACCTGGTGCCGGTGATCCGGGAGTACGAGCGCACCGTGACGACGCTGGCCAACGCCTACGTCCGGCCCGTCGCCGGGGAGCACTTCGCCGACATCGAGCGCGCCGTCGGCCGGCTCGGCATCGACCAGCCGCTCGTGCTCATGCAGTCGAACGGCGGCGTGATCTCGACGCCCACCGCCCGCGAGCACCCGCTGCGGCTGCTGGAGTCCGGCCCGGCGGCCGGCGCGATCGGCGCGGCGTACGTCGGGCGCCGGCTCGGCCTGGACCGGCTGATCGCCTTCGACATGGGCGGGACCACCGCCAAGGTCTGCCTGATCGAGGGCGGCCGGCCGACGGTGCACCACGGGTTCGAGGTCGGCCGGGTGCACCGGCTGAAGGCCGGGTCCGGCCTCCCGGTCAGCATGCCGGTGGTCGACATGCTGGAGATCGGCGCGGGCGGCGGCTCCATCGCCGCGCTCGACGACCTGGGGCTGCTCAAGGTCGGGCCGCACTCCGCCGGCTCCCGCCCGGGCCCGGCCGGTTACGGCCTGGGCGGCGACCGCCCGACGGTCACCGACGCGGACATCGTGCTGGGCTACCTCGACCCGGACTACTTCCTCGGCGGCCGGATGTCGCTCGACGTCGAGGCGTCGCGCCGCGCGATGGTCGAGCACCTCGGGGCGGCGTTCGGCGACGACCCGCTCGCGGCGGCCGCCGGCGTCGTCCGCGTCGTCGACGAGCACATGGCCCTCGCCATGCAGGTGCACGCGACCGAGCGGGGGCACGACCCGCGGACGTTCACGATGCTGGCGTTCGGCGGCGCCGCGCCGGTGCACGCCGCCCGCGTGGCCCGCACGCTGGGGCTGCGCGAGGTCGTCATCCCGTCCGCGGCCGGCGTGCTGTCCGCGACCGGGCTGCTGGTGGCGCCGCCGATGGTCGAGGTGTCCCGCACGCACCTGACCGAGCTCGCCGGCTGGCAGCCCGGGACGGTCGCCGACCTGTACGACGGGCTGGTGGCGCAGGCCGCCGCGGAGCTCGCGCAGCCCGTGGACCGCGTCGAGCGGTTCGTCGACATGCGATTCGTCGGGCAGGGCTTCGAGATCGAGGTGCCCGTGGCGGACGGCGACGGCCCCGCGCAGTACCTGGAGGCGTTCGCCACCGAGTACGCCCGGGTGTACGGCACCCGGCCCGACTACGACCGCGCGGAGGTGGTGACGTGGCGGGTGCGGGTGTACGGCCGGTTCGCGCAGCCGGAGCTCGTCCGCACGGTGCCGCCGGTCGCCGACGGGCCCGCCCCGGCCCGCAGCCGCACCGTCTGGTTCCCGGAGACCGGTCCCGTCGAGGCGCCGGTGCTGCGGATGCTGGAGCAGCGTCCGGGCTTCACGGTCACCGGCCCGGCGGTGCTCCAGCTCCCCGAGTCGACCGCGGTGATCGGCCCCGGGGACGAGGCGCGGCTCGACGACGACGGCAACCTGCACATCCGCATCGACCTGCCGGCCGTGCAGGTCCCGCTGACGGAGGTGGGCGCATGA